A genomic region of Candidatus Thermoplasmatota archaeon contains the following coding sequences:
- a CDS encoding redox-regulated ATPase YchF: MLIGIVGKPNVGKSTFFSACSLAKAEIASYPFTTIKPNRGVAWVRAKCPHADFNVQCNPKNSKCKNNIRYIPVEIIDVAGLVPGAHKGRGLGNKFLDDLRQADALIHIVDAAGATDFEGNICAVGTHNPLDDVLFLEEEIAHWLKGIIAKDWKKFAREAESAQEKPESVLSKRLTGLGITEHDIKRALQSTPTSEKLKDWNDNDLINFAKHLQKVSKPIIICANKCDIAPDSNLDKLKKLDRLVIPASAESELALRRAAESKLIDYEPGSSEIKISAPEKLTDRQRKGLEFIKKVLEKFGTSGVQECIEQAVFKMLDYIVVYPVEDENKLTDKDGNVLPDAYLMKRGSTARELAYKVHTELGDKFIRAINARVKRVVGADYELHDGDVIKIIAAI, encoded by the coding sequence ATGCTGATAGGCATTGTTGGCAAGCCCAACGTCGGCAAGTCTACTTTCTTTTCAGCTTGCAGTTTAGCAAAAGCGGAAATTGCAAGCTATCCTTTTACTACGATAAAGCCAAATCGTGGCGTTGCATGGGTAAGAGCAAAATGCCCTCACGCGGATTTTAATGTGCAGTGCAATCCCAAGAATTCTAAATGCAAAAATAATATTAGATACATACCTGTAGAAATTATAGATGTTGCTGGCTTAGTGCCTGGTGCTCATAAAGGAAGAGGCTTGGGCAATAAATTCCTAGATGATTTAAGGCAAGCCGATGCTTTAATACATATAGTAGATGCAGCTGGAGCTACTGATTTTGAAGGCAATATATGCGCTGTCGGCACTCACAATCCATTAGACGATGTGCTGTTTTTAGAAGAGGAGATAGCTCATTGGCTTAAAGGAATTATAGCTAAAGATTGGAAAAAGTTTGCTCGCGAGGCTGAAAGCGCTCAAGAAAAACCTGAGAGTGTGCTTAGCAAAAGACTTACCGGGCTTGGAATAACTGAGCATGATATAAAGAGAGCGCTTCAGAGCACACCAACTTCTGAGAAGCTGAAAGATTGGAATGATAACGACTTAATTAATTTTGCAAAACATTTGCAAAAAGTAAGCAAGCCCATAATTATTTGTGCTAATAAATGCGATATAGCGCCTGACAGTAATTTAGATAAGCTAAAAAAGCTCGATCGCTTAGTAATTCCAGCTAGTGCAGAGAGCGAGCTTGCGCTAAGAAGGGCTGCGGAATCAAAGCTTATAGACTACGAGCCTGGAAGCAGTGAAATTAAAATCTCAGCGCCTGAAAAACTTACTGACAGACAAAGAAAGGGGTTGGAATTTATTAAAAAAGTATTAGAGAAGTTCGGCACATCCGGCGTACAAGAGTGCATAGAGCAAGCTGTTTTCAAAATGCTCGACTATATTGTAGTATATCCTGTAGAAGATGAGAATAAACTTACAGATAAAGATGGCAATGTATTGCCAGATGCTTATTTAATGAAAAGAGGCTCTACTGCTAGAGAGCTAGCTTATAAAGTGCATACAGAGCTTGGAGATAAGTTTATTCGCGCGATCAACGCAAGAGTCAAGCGCGTCGTTGGCGCTGATTACGAGCTGCATGATGGCGATGTGATAAAGATAATTGCCGCCATTTGA